TAACAGAGATAATtcgtggtttttaatatattcagagttgtgtgactgtcaccacaatcaattttaagatatttttatcaccccagaagaaaccccatacccattagcagtcactccccatttccttaCAACCTCCTAGCCCTAGGCAGCCACTATTCTTCTTCTGTCTCCATAGGTTTGCCTGTTCTGGTTAGacacttcataaaaatggaaccatacaatatgtgaccttttgtgtctggcttctttcacttagcatcgtgTTTTCAAGGTCCACCTGCGTTGGAGCAGTCGCCAATAcctcattccttttatggctgaataatattccatcgtacgGATAGAccatttttgtttatccatgcatcacttgatggacatttgcgtCGTTTCCACTTTTGGGCTATTACGAATAATACCAGTGTGAAAACATTAATGTACCGTTTTTTATGAGGACATATATTTTTGCCACTCTCAGGAGGAgacctttcattcttttttttttttttttttttttttaagtaggctccacacgcagcatggagcccagcatggggcttgaactcacaacccgcgatcacgacctgagctgagatcaagagtcagacacttaaccgactgagccacccaggcgcaccagaACCTTCATTCTTAATCATATACGAGATTCAGTGACAACATGTCTGTAAAGCCCTGGCATGTACTAAATGCTCACACAGTGACAGCCATTTACGGGTTAGGTTACATAGTAAGAGACACCCCAGTGTAGCTATTAATGAAAGCTCCTGTTATCCTCACCCAAGCATTGAGTCCCCAGCACACGCATGTCGGCCCACGGACACTCTGAAGGCATACAAATGCTTGGAAAAGGCCCCCTGCTCTTTGCAGTTCAAGTCACACGTAGATAGTGGCAcagcagagagagcaagcaaggaatCAGGAGCCTTGGGACGTGCCTCTGCCAGACTGCTAATTTGAGTGTGACATCCGGGGCCTTAGTTTCCCTACTCAGAGAATGGACCTAGGGCAGCCAGTGGTTCCGGTTCTTATGGGGGGACTCACTTAGCTTCTTCCTGTTCCACAGGCTGTGGTTCTGCCAATGATCCTGTGAGTGCCGGGGAGTCACCGCTGCCCCTAGGGGCTCCTGTCGTggagtgccccccccccgcctgtcCCCAGCATGGCGTCCGACACCCCCGAGTCCCTGATGGCCCTCTGCACCGACTTCTGCTTGCGCAACCTGGATGGCACCTTGGGCTACCTGCTGGACAAGGAGACTCTGCGGCTACATCCAGACATCTTCCTACCCAGCGAGATCTGCGACCGGCTCGTCAATGAGTGAGCAGGCGGGGGCCGGGGCACGGGCATGAGGCTTAGCATGAGCGCGTGTGGAGGCCCCGGGACCATCGTGTGCACCGTGCAGGGACGCGGCTGGGGATACATATGTGTGAGGGGGTGTGCACGCCCTTGGGTATCTGTGGGTGCAGGAGAACACCGGTATGTTCATAGCCATAAGGTTGTATGTGTGCATGTTGCTAAGCGTGTGGAGGGGTGTGCACATGAAGGAATGGGTGTGTGGACACACATGGGCTGCAGCACGGGGTGTGTTTGAGTGTGTCCCTGCACGTGTGTATTACATCTACGAGAGAGTATAGAAACTGCATGTAAGCGCAGGAGTTCTGTCCTGTTCCGCGTGCACTTGCCTGTGCCTGCAAACACGTGTCTGTGTACACATGGGCACACACGCTTGCCCACTGGTGCACAAATAATGAACCCATGAGCAGGAATTGAACCATTCAGAAAATCtttgtgtgggggcgcctgggtggctcagtcggttaagcgtccaactcttgatttcatctcaggtcacgatctcatggtttgtgagttcaagccccgcactgggctctgtgctgacagtgtggagcctgcttgggattctttctcttcctctctctgcccctcccccactcattctctctctaaataaataaacaaacaaactttaaaaaagagagagaaaaagaaaatctttatgtGGAGCCTCCAAGGACTCTCCGCTCTTAGAGGTTCCTAGCAGTAAGATGTGCGTTCACTCACCTCAGGGAGTCCAGTGCCCAGAAGAGAAATTGTTAGGCCAAACAGTTGCATATAAAAGCAAGAATCTGtgggtgcacctggctggctcagtcagtggagcgtgtgactcttgatctcagggttgtgagtttgaaccctatgttgcatgtggagattacttaaaaataaaatctttaaaaaaaaaaaaaaaaaagttggaactTGTATGTGACCTGAGGACAGAGcccagtttgattttttttttttaaacgtttatttatttttgagacagagagagacagagcatgaacaggggaggggcagagagagagggagacacagaatctgaaacaggctccaggctctgagctgtcagcacagagcccgacgtggggctcgaactcacggacctcgagatcatgacccgagccgaagtcggacgcctaaccggccaagccacccaggcaccccaggacagaGCCCAGTTTGTAATCATGTTCCAAGCATTTGAAGCGGGTCAGGCACTTGCTTGGATGCTTTGCAGACCAGagttatgtccattttacagatgaagaaactgaacgCTGGGGAAGTTCCATTCCTCACATGAAGCTGCCCACATAGTGAACAGTCAAGCCAGGATTTAGATTCCAGAGTGTTTGACTCAAAGGCTTTTCCAGCAGACCAGGAATCTTACATTAGCTGACCTCAGCAGGGTTTTATTGAGTGCTTCCCCTGTACCCAGCTGGGATCCTTAAACTCCTTGGCTTAATCTTCCTGTTGGAAAGGGTCCTGGGAGGGGCTGATCAAGGAACCAGAAGCTGGCTTAAAGATGAGGAGTCTGGACGTGTATGTTTGTCATAGATGTGTAGGGTTTCAGGGGGAAGAGCTTGGAATTGGCTGTTGATAAGAGGCCCCTTCATCACCTTTGCACCCGTGGTGCCTGGGGCCACTCTGTCGCACCTGCACAGTGCTCGGGACCCAAATAGGTACTGTTAGAAAGAGGGGTTGTGGTGGGtagggggggtacctgggtgactcagtgtgttaagcatctgacttttttttccttttatttattttgagagagagagagagagagcacacatatgcatgaacaggggagggacagagagagagagagagggagagaatcccaagcagactctgtgccgatgcaaggctcaatctcatggccatgaaatcatgacctgagctgagatcaagagtcagaaacctaaccaactgagccaccctggggacccagtgtccaactcttgatctcagctcaggtcttaatctcagggtcaggagttcaagcctcacactgggcctCTCGTTGGGCCCTGCTCTGGAcgtgaagcctactaaaaaaaaaaaaaaaaaaaaaaaaattagtaaaaagaaagaaagaagggcaggGGATAGACGAGATGGAGGTTGCTGACCAGTGATGAGGGAAGGTTTCAGGGACAGGAGGGCTGGTGCTGAGCCTTGAAGGGAGAACGAAGGTCCCTGGGCTCCCCCTCAAGCCAggcttccctccttcccaggtaTGTGGAGCTGGTCAACGCCGCCTGCAACTTTGAGCCCCACGAGAGCTTCTTCAGCCTTTTCTCCGACCCCCGCAGCACCCGCCTCACCCGGATCCACCTCCGTGAGGACCTGGTACAGGACCAGGACCTGGAGGCCATCCGCAAGCAGGTGAGACCCGCTTCGCCAGCCAGTGGGGATGGTCATGGGGAGGCTGCCTCGAGATGACCGGTGAGTCGGGGGCCGAGCCACACGCCTCCAGCACAAGAATCCAGTGCGTCCCCGCCTCgtacacccccctccccaagctcAACTGCGGCCCAGGTCTGGGGGCGGGAGGGCAGTGCCGGTGACGGAGCTGTGCCTGCTCCCAGGACCTGGTGGAGCTGTACCTGACCAACTGCGAGAAGCTGTCCGCCAAGAGCCTGCAGACGCTGAGGAGCTTCAGCCACACCCTCGTATCCCTGAGCCTCTTCGGCTGTGCAAACATTTTCTATGAGGAGGAGAACCCAGGGGGCTGTGAAGACGAGTGCCTCGTCAATCCCACCTGCCAGGTGCTGGTCAAGGACTTCACCTTCGAGGGCTTCAGCCGCCTACGCTTCCTCAACTTGGGCCGCATGATCGACGGGGTCCCTGTGGAGTCCCTGCTACGGCCTCTCAGCTCACTGGCTGCCTTGGACCTCTCGGGCATCCAGACGAGCGACGCGGCCTTCCTAACCCAGTGGAAAGACAGCCTGGTGTCCCTTGTGCTCTACAACATGGACCTGTCAGATGACCACATCCGGGTCATCGTCCAGCTGCACAAGCTGCGGTGAGCTGCCGGCCCAGAGCTCACTGGGGcgagggtggggaggtgggtgttgGCAGTCCCGTGAGGCTTCGTGAGCCCCTGGCCGGGCAGAAGTGGGGATGAAAGAGACAGTCCCCTTCCTTAAACCCAGTGTTCCGGCTGCCTCAGGGCTATCCAGGGCTTCTGGGTCCCCGCAGGCTTTTTCCCAGAATGCCCTGGAGCAGCTGTGGCAGGgatggcccctcccctgccatggGCTGAAGGAGCAGGGGTCCCTGAGGCGGCCCCGACCTGTGTCCAGCTCTGACCTGTGGCCCCCGCTCCAATCTCCAGACACCTGGACATCTCCCGAGACCGCCTCTCCAGCTACTACAAGTTCAAGCTGACTCGCAAGGTGCTGAGCCTCTTTGTGCAAAAGCTGGGGAACCTGATGTCTCTGGACATCTCTGGCCACATGATCCTGGAGAACTGCAGCATCTCCAAGATGGACGAGGAGGCAGGGCAGACTAGGTGGGGACCCACCTGCCATGGTTGCCGGCGGGGTGTCtgtcattcaacaagcatttaccaAGTGCCCTTCTGCCGAgtcctgtgctgggtgctggagaTAAAGAAACGAATCAGACCCTGCCCTCTCGAAGCTGTATGAGCCAGTGGGGACAGATGAGTCATATTAGGACGGTGATAAGGGAGGCACAGGGCTGTGGGGTTGCCCTGAAGatcaggaaggaggcaggaagaaggaggaatGGCATCCACACTGTCCTGAAAGctctttctgagtctcccagggGAAAGGTGTTccggcagagggaacagcatatgtAAAAGCTGGAAAGTGCAAGCTTGAGGAGTGAACGGGAAGTTAGGACACTCAGACTGGATAGAGACGGGGTGGTGGCATTAAGACGGCCAGCAGTATCCACTGTGCATTAGTCATCACAGCAGATTAGGTGTCTTCTCGGTTTGGTTGGTTGAAAGATCTGATTCAAACCCATCCAGCTGTAATTGGCTGTAAGCCCTATCCTCAGCCATACTTTAGCGGGGTTTGGTCGATGGGCATGCCCCTTCATGACTGTTGGTAGAACCTAAGGGTGGCACATCCTCACCAGAATGGCGGGTAGTATTTCCCGAAGGTGGCTGCAACAGTGTCTCCCACCCCACATGTTATCCGATATGACCTTGGCACCCTTCCTTcaagaggttggggggggggggggggtctgtgttTTTGcccttaaaaagaggaaaaaataaaaagatgagacTGGAGGGTCTAGAAGAGGGCCCCAAGTAAATGCCTAGCCACCCTCAGGGAGAAGCCCTTCTAAACGCAGGGCAGCCCCAGTCCACAGGCCACTGACCCCGGCATGCTCTTCCCCCAGCATCGAGCCTTCCAAGAGCAGCATCATGCCTTTCCGGGCCCTGAAGAGGCCACTGCAGTTCCTTGGGCTCTTCGAGACCTCCCTGTGCCGCCTCACACACATTCCCGCCTACAAagtgagagggagtgggggaggggaggaatagGGAGCCCCTGGACGAGGGAAGGGGTTGGGCTGGGGGCCCCAAGGGGTCTGCCCTGGAGCTAGAGGCGGAGCTGGGATCCAAGGATCCCACCGCGTGGCATCTTCCAGTGGTTCTGAGCATGTTCCATTCCCAGGTAAGTGGTGACAAAAATGAGGAGCAGGTGCTGAATGCCATCGAGGCCTACACGGAGCACAGGCCTGAGATCACCTCACGGGCCATCAACCTGCTTTTTGACATCGCACGCATCGAGCGCTGCAACCAGCTTCTTCGGGCCCTGAAGGTCAGCCCTGACCCCAGGGGTCCTCGGTCTCTGGTCCATCCCTGCCTGGCAGGTCCTGGACTTGGCTGAGCCGTGTCCCCAGAGCTCccgtccctcctccactcgtCCTCCTCATCCCCAGGACATCGGCAGTCCTGCCCCCTGAACCCCAGCCCCACGGTGCCTCATTTGTCCCAGCACCGGCCTTGTCCCAGCAGCGTGGGGCTGCCCTAGTTTCTGtccccaacccctcacttctctCAGAGAACAGAGTCGGGGTAAGCTGCACCCCAGAGGCCCATCCGAGCCCCCTTGCAGAGCCCTAGGCATGGCCCTGCACGACTTTAACAGGACTCGCCAACCCAGGCCCGCACCCTGTCTTCATACAGCTGGTCATCACGGCCCTCAAGTGCCACAAGTATGACAAGAACATTCAAGTCACAGGCAGCGCTGCCCTCTTCTACCTGACCAATTCTGAGTACCGCTCTGAGCAGAGCATCAGGCTGCGCCGACAGGTCATCCAGGTGGTGCTGAACGGCATGGAGTCCTACCAGGAGGTGACGGTGAGCCCCCTACCCGTGACGGCCCCGCATGCTCTGGCCCAGCCGCCCCTCTTCCTGCTCGCCTCGTGCCCCAGCCTCACCAGCCGGCTTGCAGTTCCTCAGGGGGCCGTGCTTGCTCTCACCCTTTTTTGCCTGGCGCTGTACTGCCCCCCTCGCCACCCCCCTTACCCACGGCATCACTCCCAGACTCTGGGACCTGGCATTCAGGGCCTCTGTAACCCGGCCCCACCTGACCAGTCCGTCACCACTGCCACCCTCCACCCAGGGATCCTGTTCTCCTGTCCCTGGGCCTCCACTCATGCTGACTCCTCAGCCCTTCTGTAACACTTTGCtgggaggtaatttttttttcccgaGAGCTGCTTTTATTATACAAGTAACAAAACTATGGGGGCACCtcgctggctcggtcagtagagcatgtgactcttgatctcaggggtgtgagttcaagccccacactgggtgtagaggttacttttaaaaagtatacgtttctggggcgcctgggtggcttggtcggttaagcgtccgacttcggctcaggtcatgatctcacggtctgtgagttcaagccccgcgtcgggctctgtgctgaccgctcagagcctggagcctgcttcggattctgtgtctccctctctctctgcccctcccctgttcatgctctgtctctctctgtctcaaaaataaataaacattaaaaaaaaaaaaagtatacgtttctaaaaaagaaaaataacaaaaatttctactgtagaaaaattataattacggatataaagcaaaaaaaaaccccataatcCCACCACCCAGAATAGCCACTGTTGCTGTTGAATACCTGTTGTTCAAGATTTAGCCTGTGCATGTTTACTTAGTAAATGGGATCATTCTGCACTCACTGTTTGTATCGCGTGGATTTTTATTTCAACAGTGTCTTCCGAATGTGAACATTCCCATAATCGACCAATATTTTTACAACCAGAATTTCTTACATAATGTTTCTCTTATGCTCACAAAATTAAGACATCTAAtgcttagaaaacaaacaaattcaagcacagctgacctttgaacaacacaggttttaACTGCGTGGGTCCACTTAGATGCCAATTTTGACAAAGACAGTGCAGTGCTATCAgtatattttctccttcttatgatttgctgtcttttttttttttttttgaaacttcgtttttaaaagcttatttttttgagagagcacatgcgtgctCTGGctcatgcaagcaggggaggggcacagagagaatcccaagcaggctccctactgtcagctcAAAACCTAACGCCGGGCTCGAGCttataaaccttgagatcatgacctgatcctaaatcaagaagtcagttgcttaaccgactgagccacccaggtgcctcccccgccttatgattttcttactaacgttttcttttctctagctgacTTCGTTGTAATGCTACAggatataatacacataacatgcaaaatatgtgttaatcaacagTTAATGTTATCACTAAGGCTTCAGGTCGACAGTAGGCTATTACTGGTGAAGTTTGGCGGGGAGTCAGAAGTTGTATGTGGATTTGCAGCTGTGCGGCAGCCAGGGATGGGGGGTTTGGGGCCCTTAACCCTcaagttgttcaagggtcaggcGTACTATGAAAACGTGTCAACTACAAAATGAAAGTTGTTCACAATCCAGCTCTCCTCCACCCCACAGCTGGGTTTAACCATTGTTTTGTAATCGCTGGTGCCCGAATGGTGTTCAGTGTCCTCATCCAGGGAAGGTCGCTCTGGTGCTGACTGTGTGTTAGAGCTGGGAGGCGGTGGCCAAGCCCCATCCCCACAGAGTGGCAGGACGGGCCTGCCCAAAATGTTTGGGCTGCAGGTACTGAATCAGCGCCATGGTTGAATAATTAggttgccttttttattttttgctatacCAAATAAGGCTTTGCTGACCATACTTAATTGATTATTCTTATAATACGTGACTGGGAATTGCAGGGACAATGGGTAGGTGTATTTTCAAAGCTCTTGGGATGTATTCTCGAATTATCCTCCAGAAAGGCTATGGTGGCGATGTAGCCTCTGCAGGGAGGAGAAGGCCCGCTCTCCCACTGCCTGCCAACTCCAGACTTGAGAGCAACTGATACACTGAGATTGATTTTATAATCAGGTCAAaggggtgtcttttttttttttttcttgacaaaatGCTAGTTGAAGATCCCCAAATTAATAAACtctatcaaagaaatgaaaattaaaataacaagaaattaCATTTCATCTTGAGAGACCAGTGATCCCCAACGTTGACAAATGTCAGGGGAGAGCACTTTTGCATGCTTCCCACTGGTGAGGTATGAACCGTACAGCCTTTTTGGAAGGCAACTGGCAGAATTTGCCAAAACTGTAAATGCACCTGCCTTTGGGTCTAGGTATTCCACAGTTGAAATGTTTTTAGAAGGAACCAGAATGTTAGCAATAGAGAGACCTAGAAAAGTAACATACAGTCCAcccacacaatgggatattatggTCAATCTGTACGCCCTAATGTGGAAAGATGTCCAGTGCATGTTGATAAGTGAGGAGAAGTTTCGGACCAATATGTATAATATCTTTTTTGCCTTTCCTctcccccaaatatatatatacgtatatatatgtgtatatatatatatatacgtatatatatatatatttgtatttgcatGATAGAAAAATCTAGAAGGACGCACACCAAACTTTTAATAGCAATTTCTTCTGGGGAATAAAGGGAGAGACTAACTTTTGCCCAAATAGTACTATTTGAACTTTTTACGGTGAGTAAGTATTGCTGTcgtaactgaaaaaaatttttttctcaaattaaaagacatatgtgtttttggggaaaaaaagacaaagagttaACTAAGGGTGGTACCCTCTAAAGTACGATGATCTCCCAAAATCTAATGAGAAAGGATGGCAGCAAATTAAATTATAGGCAAATGCCCTgcgaatactttaaaaaaaaaaaaaaaggccacagataacacaaaaagaaatagaagatgtcAAGCAGCTTGAGGCCTCCTCCTCTGCCGGTGGGTCTGTAAACTGGTACGGCCACTTTGGCAGATAGTCTGGTGCTACCTGGTAAAGTTGAAGACGTGCACGCCCCGTGGCCCTGAAGCCCCGCCCTGGCACCTGTGCCGTAGAGAAGCCCATGTACGTGGAGGCTGGGATGTGTGAACCAGACACTGAAGCTGCCGAGCACCGAAGCCCCCCTCGGATGTCCACCAACAGTGGGATGGACGAATAAATCAAAGTACCAGACCGCAACGGAAGGATGAATGCTTTTCAGATACTTATAACAACACCGTTGACCTGGCACACTACGGTTGACCGAACATAAGCAGGATgctagagaatgttccatatggAATAGCAGGGATAGTAGTTCTCTCTAGTGGGGAGGAGGGCTTCTGATCAGGAAAGGGACCTATGGGGATTCCCGGGTGCTGGCAGGGTGGTGACAAAGTTGTTGGAAAGCTTGTTTGCTTCACACGTGCTTGTAAAAAACTATACATTTGTGTTTTATGCCCTCTTCTGTATGAAGATTAtatttcatggttttgttttgttttgttttttaatgttaaaaaaaaaaaaagccctgtagTCTCCTCTTTCAGAAAGCCTTCCTGGACCAGCACAGCTCTGGCTAATCCCACACCTCTAGCGAGCCCCTGGAGTCCAGCTCCCGAGTCTGACCCTGACTGCTTCGCTTGTCTCCCGGCCCGGCCCCAGGTCCAGCGGAACTGCTGCTTGACTCTCTGTAACTTCAGCATCCCCGAGGAGCTAGAATTCCAGTACCGCCGGGTCAATGAGCTCCTGCTCAGTATCCTCAACCCCACGCGGCAGGACGAGTCCATCCAGCGTATCGCCGTGCACCTGTGCAATGCCCTGGTCTGCCAGGTGGACAACGACCACAAGGAGGCCGTGGGCAAGATGGGCTTTGTTGTGGTGCGTGCCCACGGGctgcacccccttccctccctccccgccttcCTCTTCCACAGCCCCCCTGCCTGCCGCATGAAGGATTGAGGCCAGACCCAAGGAAGAGTCTCCTAACCATGAATGTAGCTCATGTGCCTGGAGATTTCCTCCGCCTGGAACACTCTGGCATCTTCTCTCGGCCCCTCCATCTGTCTATTTGGTCCCACTGTCCAAGCTGCTCCTGGCTCCTCAGACCAGGTCCCCTGTTAGGTCTTTCTGACTGGGGTTAAATAAGCCTCCGAGGGACTGCCTGCTTCACTTTGGCCTCCCCACTGGGTTGTGATTCTGCGGGGAAAGACACCGTGCTTGTTCCCGCTTTCGTGGTGACATCCCCAGCTCTTCCTACTGTGGTACCTGGCGCACAGGGGGGCGGATAAGTATTTGCTCGGGaatgggaggaaaaaatgaagcagaagcaTCTAGTTTCTTCATCTCACTTATTGCTGGCTAAGCT
This DNA window, taken from Panthera uncia isolate 11264 unplaced genomic scaffold, Puncia_PCG_1.0 HiC_scaffold_318, whole genome shotgun sequence, encodes the following:
- the LOC125917935 gene encoding protein zer-1 homolog isoform X1, producing MASDTPESLMALCTDFCLRNLDGTLGYLLDKETLRLHPDIFLPSEICDRLVNEYVELVNAACNFEPHESFFSLFSDPRSTRLTRIHLREDLVQDQDLEAIRKQDLVELYLTNCEKLSAKSLQTLRSFSHTLVSLSLFGCANIFYEEENPGGCEDECLVNPTCQVLVKDFTFEGFSRLRFLNLGRMIDGVPVESLLRPLSSLAALDLSGIQTSDAAFLTQWKDSLVSLVLYNMDLSDDHIRVIVQLHKLRHLDISRDRLSSYYKFKLTRKVLSLFVQKLGNLMSLDISGHMILENCSISKMDEEAGQTSIEPSKSSIMPFRALKRPLQFLGLFETSLCRLTHIPAYKVSGDKNEEQVLNAIEAYTEHRPEITSRAINLLFDIARIERCNQLLRALKLVITALKCHKYDKNIQVTGSAALFYLTNSEYRSEQSIRLRRQVIQVVLNGMESYQEVTVQRNCCLTLCNFSIPEELEFQYRRVNELLLSILNPTRQDESIQRIAVHLCNALVCQVDNDHKEAVGKMGFVVTMLKLIQKKLLDKICDQVMEFSWSALWNITDETPDNCEMFLNFNGMKLFLDCLKEFPEKQELHRNMLGLLGNVAEVKELRPQLMTSQFISVFSNLLESKADGIEVSYNACGVLSHIMFDGPEAWGICEPQREEVEERMWAAIQSWDINSRRNINYRSFEPILRLLPQGISPVSQHWATWALYNLVSVYPDKYCPLLIKEGGLPLLKDMIKMATARQETKEMARKVIEHCSNFKEENMDTSR
- the LOC125917935 gene encoding protein zer-1 homolog isoform X2 encodes the protein MASDTPESLMALCTDFCLRNLDGTLGYLLDKETLRLHPDIFLPSEICDRLVNEYVELVNAACNFEPHESFFSLFSDPRSTRLTRIHLREDLVQDQDLEAIRKQDLVELYLTNCEKLSAKSLQTLRSFSHTLVSLSLFGCANIFYEEENPGGCEDECLVNPTCQVLVKDFTFEGFSRLRFLNLGRMIDGVPVESLLRPLSSLAALDLSGIQTSDAAFLTQWKDSLVSLVLYNMDLSDDHIRVIVQLHKLRHLDISRDRLSSYYKFKLTRKVLSLFVQKLGNLMSLDISGHMILENCSISKMDEEAGQTSIEPSKSSIMPFRALKRPLQFLGLFETSLCRLTHIPAYKVSGDKNEEQVLNAIEAYTEHRPEITSRAINLLFDIARIERCNQLLRALKLVITALKCHKYDKNIQVTGSAALFYLTNSEYRSEQSIRLRRQVIQVVLNGMESYQEVQRNCCLTLCNFSIPEELEFQYRRVNELLLSILNPTRQDESIQRIAVHLCNALVCQVDNDHKEAVGKMGFVVTMLKLIQKKLLDKICDQVMEFSWSALWNITDETPDNCEMFLNFNGMKLFLDCLKEFPEKQELHRNMLGLLGNVAEVKELRPQLMTSQFISVFSNLLESKADGIEVSYNACGVLSHIMFDGPEAWGICEPQREEVEERMWAAIQSWDINSRRNINYRSFEPILRLLPQGISPVSQHWATWALYNLVSVYPDKYCPLLIKEGGLPLLKDMIKMATARQETKEMARKVIEHCSNFKEENMDTSR